Genomic DNA from Streptacidiphilus rugosus AM-16:
GGCCCCGGCCGCCATGCGGGCCATGTCCGGCCTGGACCGGGCCACCGCGGGGAGCGATCTGGAGGCCGGTCTCAAGGAACTGGTCCGCGCCCGCGCCTCGCAGATCAACAACTGCGCCTACTGCGTCGACATGCACACCACCGACGCGCTGACCGCCGGGGAGACGCAGCACCGCCTCTTCCTGCTGCCGGTGTGGCGTGAGACGGGCATCTTCACCCGCCGCGAGCGCGCCGCTCTCGCCCTCACCGAGGCCGTCACCCGCCTCTCCGAGGGCCAGGTCACCGACGAGGTCTGGGCCGAGGCGGCCGAGAACTTCGAGGAGACCGAGCTCGCCGAGCTGCTCTGGCTCATCACCACCATCAACGCCTGGAATCGCATCAGCGTCGCCGCCCAGGCTTGGCCGGTCA
This window encodes:
- a CDS encoding carboxymuconolactone decarboxylase family protein; the protein is MTTTTKNPTASETPTITVRLAADKLAPAAMRAMSGLDRATAGSDLEAGLKELVRARASQINNCAYCVDMHTTDALTAGETQHRLFLLPVWRETGIFTRRERAALALTEAVTRLSEGQVTDEVWAEAAENFEETELAELLWLITTINAWNRISVAAQAWPVNE